A window from Aeromonas rivipollensis encodes these proteins:
- the rplC gene encoding 50S ribosomal protein L3: MTIGLVGRKVGMTRIFTEDGVSIPVTVIEVEANRVTQVKSVETDGYNAIQVTTGAKKASRVTKPEAGHFAKAGVEAGRGLWEFRLNNGETFTVGSELKVDLLADVKMVDVTGTSKGKGFAGTVKRHNFRTQDMTHGNSLSHRVPGSIGQNQTPGRVFKGKKMAGHMGAERVTTQNLELVRVDAERNLLLIKGAVPGATNGNVIVKPAVKA; the protein is encoded by the coding sequence ATGACAATCGGTCTTGTAGGTCGCAAAGTGGGTATGACTCGCATCTTCACTGAAGATGGCGTTTCTATCCCGGTGACTGTTATCGAAGTTGAAGCTAACCGTGTAACTCAGGTCAAATCTGTAGAAACCGACGGCTACAACGCTATTCAGGTTACCACTGGCGCCAAGAAAGCCAGCCGTGTGACCAAGCCGGAAGCTGGCCACTTCGCCAAAGCTGGTGTAGAAGCCGGTCGCGGTCTGTGGGAATTCCGCCTGAACAACGGTGAAACTTTCACTGTTGGTAGCGAGCTGAAAGTAGATCTTCTCGCTGACGTTAAGATGGTTGACGTTACCGGCACATCCAAGGGTAAAGGTTTTGCGGGCACTGTAAAGCGCCACAACTTCCGCACCCAGGATATGACCCACGGTAACTCCCTGTCCCACCGTGTACCTGGCTCCATCGGTCAAAACCAGACCCCGGGCCGTGTATTCAAGGGCAAAAAGATGGCTGGTCACATGGGTGCTGAGCGTGTAACGACTCAGAACCTGGAACTGGTTCGTGTTGACGCTGAACGCAACCTGCTGCTCATCAAAGGCGCAGTACCGGGTGCAACCAACGGCAACGTGATCGTCAAACCTGCCGTCAAAGCGTAA
- the rpsJ gene encoding 30S ribosomal protein S10, which yields MQNQRIRIRLKAFDHRLIDQSTAEIVETAKRTGAQVRGPIPLPTRKERFTVLISPHVNKDARDQYEIRTHKRLVDIVEPTDKTVDALMRLDLAAGVDVQISLG from the coding sequence ATGCAGAACCAAAGAATCCGTATCCGCCTGAAGGCTTTTGATCATCGCCTGATCGATCAATCCACTGCGGAAATCGTTGAAACTGCAAAGCGCACCGGCGCGCAGGTTCGCGGTCCTATTCCGCTGCCGACTCGCAAAGAGCGCTTCACCGTCCTGATCTCCCCGCACGTCAACAAAGATGCGCGTGATCAGTACGAGATCCGCACTCACAAGCGTCTGGTAGACATCGTTGAGCCGACTGACAAGACCGTAGACGCCCTGATGCGTCTGGATCTGGCAGCTGGTGTAGACGTCCAGATCAGCCTGGGTTAA
- a CDS encoding DMT family transporter, whose protein sequence is MLKNQKKAYQYGLCAVALWSTVATAFKISLAYFEPVQLLLVAAITSTLTLGSIVAIQGKLPLLLSYLRARPFYYLALGVLNPFLYYLLLFKAYDLLPAQQAQTLNYTWAITLSLLAVPFLGQKLRRRDGVAIVLGYFGALVIATRGDVFGLQFDSPLGVTLALVSTLIWAGYWILNTRNQGNPIVSLLLGFLISLPFIVVATWLLAGFAMTAWQGWLGAIYVGLFEMGFGFVLWLMALRHATNTAPISNLIFISPFASLVLLNLLIGEAIHPATPIGLALIVAALLIQQLKYGRCYRKTAEPQA, encoded by the coding sequence ATGCTCAAGAATCAGAAGAAAGCCTATCAATACGGACTCTGCGCCGTCGCCCTCTGGTCGACGGTCGCCACCGCCTTCAAGATATCCCTCGCCTACTTCGAGCCGGTGCAGTTGCTGCTGGTCGCCGCCATCACCTCGACTCTGACCCTGGGGTCCATCGTGGCGATCCAGGGCAAGCTGCCCCTGCTGCTGAGCTATCTCAGGGCCCGCCCCTTCTACTATCTGGCGCTGGGGGTGTTGAACCCCTTCCTCTATTACCTATTGCTTTTCAAGGCCTATGATCTGCTGCCGGCCCAGCAGGCCCAGACCCTCAACTACACCTGGGCCATCACCTTGAGCTTGCTGGCCGTCCCCTTCCTCGGCCAGAAGCTCCGCCGCCGTGACGGAGTGGCCATAGTGCTTGGCTACTTCGGCGCTCTGGTGATCGCCACCAGGGGGGATGTGTTCGGCCTGCAGTTTGACAGCCCGCTCGGGGTGACGCTGGCCCTGGTCTCGACCCTCATCTGGGCGGGCTACTGGATCCTCAACACCCGCAACCAGGGGAATCCCATCGTCAGCCTGTTGCTCGGCTTCCTCATCAGCCTGCCTTTCATCGTGGTGGCGACCTGGCTGCTCGCCGGCTTTGCCATGACCGCCTGGCAGGGCTGGCTCGGTGCCATCTATGTGGGACTGTTCGAGATGGGCTTCGGCTTCGTGTTATGGCTGATGGCCCTGCGCCACGCCACCAACACGGCCCCCATCAGCAACCTCATCTTCATCTCCCCCTTCGCCTCCCTGGTGCTGCTCAACCTGCTGATCGGCGAAGCCATTCATCCCGCCACTCCCATAGGGTTGGCGCTGATCGTCGCCGCCCTGCTGATCCAGCAACTCAAATACGGCAGGTGCTACCGCAAGACGGCCGAGCCACAAGCCTGA
- the envZ gene encoding two-component system sensor histidine kinase EnvZ, translating to MKKVGSMFSRMLWFLAAVLVVYQVVSYATFYNYLLAPTVKQISHLLANQVKLIFPADSNQLALSEDAEALVYVTTGSDIYTQSEAEQHGLKESKPYPYLEENISRELKGETRVRVEIQDHYIIWIQPPQASQMWVRIPLTEIEDDDIEPLIIYMSVLLVVTLFAAWRFARQLVRPLEDLEAGAVAVARGQFPDALGEHGSREVRRLTRTFNHMSHSIKGLIEERNLMMAGVSHDLRTPLTRIRLATEMMSSGDEYLKESINADIDESNGIIDQFIDYIRPNEGLDAHPIDLTQLIHDALLMQTDQGLEVELLLPEQAVRVACHPISIRRILNNLSGNALRYGATRLQAELKDDGHWVRLRLSDNGPGIAEQDYSRVLKPFTQGNLARTGGGSGLGLAIVAKIVSQHHGTIRLGRSDLGGLLVEIRLPKHQPLEWMD from the coding sequence ATGAAAAAAGTGGGCAGCATGTTCTCCCGCATGCTCTGGTTCCTGGCCGCCGTGCTGGTGGTCTATCAGGTGGTCTCCTACGCCACCTTCTACAACTATCTGCTGGCGCCCACCGTCAAGCAGATCAGCCACCTGCTGGCCAATCAGGTCAAGCTCATCTTCCCTGCCGACAGCAACCAGCTGGCGCTGAGCGAGGATGCCGAGGCGCTGGTCTATGTGACCACGGGCAGCGACATCTACACCCAGAGCGAGGCGGAGCAGCACGGACTCAAGGAGTCCAAGCCCTACCCCTATCTGGAGGAGAACATCAGCCGGGAGCTGAAGGGGGAAACCAGGGTCAGGGTCGAGATCCAGGACCACTACATCATCTGGATCCAGCCGCCCCAGGCCAGCCAGATGTGGGTGCGCATCCCCCTGACCGAGATCGAGGATGACGACATCGAGCCTCTCATCATCTACATGAGCGTGCTGCTGGTGGTGACCCTGTTTGCGGCTTGGCGCTTTGCCCGCCAGCTGGTGCGACCGCTGGAAGATCTGGAGGCGGGGGCCGTGGCCGTGGCGCGGGGCCAGTTCCCCGATGCCCTGGGGGAGCACGGCTCGCGGGAGGTACGTCGCCTGACTCGCACCTTCAACCACATGTCGCACTCCATCAAGGGCCTCATCGAAGAGCGTAACCTGATGATGGCCGGGGTCTCCCATGATCTGCGCACGCCCCTGACCCGCATCCGGCTGGCGACCGAGATGATGTCCTCCGGGGATGAGTACCTCAAGGAGAGCATCAATGCGGACATCGACGAGTCCAACGGCATCATAGATCAGTTCATCGACTACATACGCCCGAACGAGGGGCTGGATGCCCATCCGATCGACCTGACCCAGCTCATCCACGATGCGCTGCTGATGCAGACCGATCAGGGGCTGGAGGTGGAGCTGCTCCTGCCGGAGCAGGCGGTGCGAGTGGCCTGCCATCCCATCAGCATTCGCCGCATCCTCAACAACCTCTCGGGCAATGCGCTGCGCTACGGCGCGACCCGGTTGCAGGCCGAGCTGAAGGACGATGGTCACTGGGTCAGGTTGCGGCTCTCCGACAATGGCCCCGGGATTGCGGAGCAGGACTACTCCCGGGTGCTCAAGCCCTTTACCCAGGGCAATCTGGCGCGCACCGGCGGTGGCAGTGGCCTGGGGCTGGCCATAGTCGCCAAGATAGTGTCCCAGCACCACGGCACCATCCGGCTGGGCCGCTCTGATCTGGGGGGCTTGCTGGTGGAGATCCGGTTACCCAAGCACCAGCCGCTGGAGTGGATGGATTGA
- the ompR gene encoding two-component system response regulator OmpR — protein sequence MSQQYKVLVVDDDLKLRSLLERYLTEQGFVVRGVANGEQADRLLTRENFSLMVLDLMLPGEDGLSICRRLREAGNQIPVLMLTAKGDEVDRIVGLEMGADDYLPKPFNPRELLARIRAVLRRHTVELPGAPSTAEKMVSFGAYQLNLATRELSRDGDPVALTSGEFAVLKVLVSHPREPLSRDKLMNLARGREYTATERSIDVQVSRLRRLLEQDPAQPRYLQTVWGLGYVFVPDGDGE from the coding sequence ATGAGTCAGCAATACAAGGTCCTGGTGGTCGACGACGACCTGAAACTACGCTCCCTGCTGGAGCGTTACCTCACCGAACAGGGATTTGTGGTGCGGGGCGTTGCCAATGGAGAGCAGGCTGATCGCCTGCTGACCCGCGAGAACTTCAGCCTGATGGTACTCGACCTGATGCTGCCGGGGGAGGACGGACTCTCCATCTGCCGCCGCCTGCGAGAGGCGGGCAACCAGATCCCGGTGCTGATGCTCACCGCCAAGGGGGACGAAGTGGATCGCATCGTCGGTCTGGAGATGGGGGCGGATGACTATCTGCCCAAGCCGTTCAATCCCCGTGAGTTGCTGGCCCGGATCCGCGCCGTGTTGCGCCGCCATACCGTCGAGCTGCCCGGCGCACCTTCTACCGCCGAGAAGATGGTGAGCTTTGGCGCCTATCAACTCAACCTGGCGACCCGCGAGCTGAGCCGTGACGGAGACCCGGTTGCCCTGACCAGCGGCGAGTTTGCCGTCCTCAAGGTATTGGTGAGCCACCCTCGCGAGCCGCTCTCCCGGGACAAGCTGATGAACCTGGCCCGGGGCCGGGAATACACAGCCACAGAGCGCAGCATAGATGTGCAGGTCTCCCGCCTGCGCCGCCTGCTGGAGCAGGACCCGGCCCAGCCCCGTTACCTGCAGACGGTGTGGGGCCTGGGCTATGTCTTCGTGCCGGACGGTGACGGGGAATGA
- the greB gene encoding transcription elongation factor GreB, which produces MKTKLITREGYNQLRQEHDTLWREERPEVTKKVAWAASLGDRSENADYQYNKKRLREIDRRVRYLRKCLEELTIVDYSPSQEGKVFFGAWVEVESEEGETKRFRIVGYDEIFGRKDYISIDSPMARALLKKEVGDEAIVRTPVGDACWYVNDINYPK; this is translated from the coding sequence ATGAAAACCAAACTCATCACCCGTGAAGGCTACAACCAGCTCCGGCAGGAACACGACACCCTGTGGCGCGAGGAGAGACCCGAGGTCACCAAGAAGGTAGCCTGGGCGGCGAGCCTCGGGGATCGCAGCGAGAACGCCGACTACCAATACAACAAGAAGCGGCTGCGGGAGATAGACCGCCGGGTCCGCTACCTGCGCAAGTGTCTGGAGGAGCTGACCATAGTCGATTACTCCCCCTCCCAGGAGGGCAAGGTGTTTTTCGGTGCCTGGGTCGAGGTGGAGAGTGAAGAGGGAGAGACCAAGCGCTTTCGCATCGTCGGCTATGACGAGATCTTCGGTCGCAAGGATTACATCTCCATCGACTCCCCCATGGCCCGCGCCCTGCTCAAGAAAGAGGTCGGCGACGAGGCCATAGTGCGCACGCCAGTGGGTGACGCCTGCTGGTATGTCAACGACATCAACTACCCCAAGTGA
- a CDS encoding Tex family protein: MHSHVIERQIAGELNARPEQVQAAVRLLDEGSTVPFIARYRKEVTGGLDDSQLRTLESRLGYLRELEDRRQVIIRSIEEQGKLTPELARELNGADSKTRLEDLYLPYKPKRRTKGQMAIEAGLEPLANLLLTDPMQDPEQAAVRFLNAEQGINDSKAALDGARYILMERFAEQADLLEKLRDYLWQNATLRARVVAGKEQEGAKFKDYFEHDEPLHKAPSHRVLAMLRGRNEGILNLALVTGDDESASPCEGIIAHHLKLNLQSRPADKWLQGVVSWTWKIKLSLQMETELIGRIRESAEDEAIKVFAMNLKDLLMAAPAGMRCTMGLDPGIRTGVKVAVVDATGKLVDHATIYPFEPKRQVDQSLKTLSELCQKHKVELISIGNGTASRETDRLVSDLFERYPAAKAQKIVVSEAGASVYSASELASQEFPDLDVSIRGAASIARRLQDPLAELVKIDPKSIGVGQYQHDVGQSQLARRLDAVVEDCVNAVGVDVNTASVALLNRVSGLSQTLAQNIVAYRDENGAFKSRQQLLKVSRLGPKAFEQCAGFLRIRGGSNPLDGSAVHPESYPVVERILAQLEQTVDSLLGNSSLLRSLKPADYTDEQFGVPTVTDIIGELDKPGRDPRPEFKTATFRDGVEKISDLVPEMVLEGVVTNVTNFGAFVDIGVHQDGLVHISSLTDRFVKDPREVVKAGDIVRVKVLEVDAPRKRISLTMRLDEKAGQPARKQAESRPSGAGNARPRQEAKQGAPAGGAMGNAFAAALSKMKK, translated from the coding sequence ATGCACAGCCATGTAATTGAGAGACAGATTGCCGGTGAGCTGAATGCCCGCCCGGAGCAGGTGCAGGCCGCAGTGCGCCTGCTGGATGAAGGCTCGACCGTGCCCTTTATCGCCCGTTACCGTAAAGAGGTGACCGGCGGTCTGGACGACAGCCAACTACGTACTCTGGAGAGCCGCCTAGGCTATCTGCGTGAACTGGAAGATCGCCGCCAGGTGATCATTCGCTCCATCGAGGAACAGGGCAAGCTGACCCCCGAGCTGGCGCGCGAGCTGAACGGTGCCGACAGCAAGACCCGGCTCGAAGATCTCTATCTCCCCTACAAGCCCAAACGTCGCACCAAGGGGCAGATGGCCATAGAAGCGGGGCTGGAGCCGCTGGCCAATCTTCTGCTCACCGACCCCATGCAGGATCCCGAGCAGGCGGCAGTCCGCTTCCTCAATGCCGAGCAGGGAATAAACGACAGCAAGGCCGCCCTCGATGGCGCCCGTTATATCCTGATGGAGCGCTTCGCCGAACAGGCCGATCTGCTGGAGAAGCTGCGGGACTATCTGTGGCAGAACGCCACCCTGCGCGCCCGCGTGGTGGCAGGCAAGGAGCAGGAAGGGGCCAAGTTCAAGGACTACTTCGAGCACGACGAGCCCCTGCACAAGGCCCCCTCCCACCGGGTGCTGGCCATGCTGCGCGGCCGCAACGAGGGGATCCTCAACCTGGCGCTGGTCACCGGTGACGATGAGAGTGCCAGCCCCTGCGAAGGGATCATCGCCCATCACCTCAAGCTCAATCTGCAGAGCCGCCCGGCTGACAAGTGGCTGCAAGGGGTGGTGAGCTGGACCTGGAAGATCAAGCTGTCGCTTCAGATGGAGACCGAGCTGATCGGCCGCATCCGCGAGTCGGCAGAGGACGAGGCAATCAAGGTGTTCGCCATGAACCTCAAGGATCTGCTGATGGCGGCGCCGGCCGGCATGCGTTGCACCATGGGGCTGGATCCGGGCATCCGCACCGGGGTCAAGGTAGCCGTGGTGGATGCCACCGGCAAGCTGGTCGATCACGCCACCATCTATCCGTTCGAACCCAAGCGCCAGGTTGATCAGAGCCTCAAGACCCTGAGCGAGCTGTGCCAGAAGCACAAGGTCGAGCTCATCAGCATCGGCAACGGCACCGCCTCCCGGGAGACCGACCGCCTGGTGAGCGACCTGTTCGAGCGCTACCCCGCCGCCAAGGCGCAGAAGATAGTTGTGAGCGAAGCGGGGGCCTCGGTCTACTCCGCCTCCGAGCTCGCCTCTCAGGAGTTCCCGGATCTCGATGTCTCCATTCGTGGTGCCGCCTCCATCGCCCGTCGCCTTCAGGACCCCTTGGCCGAGCTAGTCAAGATCGATCCCAAGAGCATCGGTGTGGGCCAATACCAGCACGACGTTGGCCAGAGCCAGCTGGCGCGCCGACTGGATGCCGTGGTCGAGGACTGCGTGAACGCGGTCGGCGTGGATGTGAATACCGCTTCGGTCGCCCTGCTCAACCGGGTTTCCGGCCTCTCCCAGACCCTGGCCCAGAACATCGTCGCCTATCGGGATGAAAACGGCGCCTTCAAGAGCCGCCAGCAGCTGCTGAAGGTGAGCCGACTCGGTCCCAAGGCGTTCGAGCAGTGCGCCGGCTTCCTGCGCATTCGCGGGGGCAGCAATCCGCTGGACGGTTCGGCGGTGCACCCGGAGTCCTATCCAGTGGTGGAGCGGATCCTCGCCCAGCTGGAACAGACCGTGGACAGCCTGCTCGGCAACAGCAGCCTGCTGCGCAGCCTGAAACCGGCCGACTACACGGACGAGCAATTCGGCGTCCCCACCGTCACCGACATCATCGGCGAGCTGGACAAGCCGGGCCGGGACCCACGCCCCGAGTTCAAGACCGCCACCTTCAGGGACGGGGTGGAGAAGATAAGCGACCTGGTGCCCGAGATGGTGCTGGAAGGTGTGGTCACCAACGTCACCAACTTCGGCGCCTTCGTCGACATCGGCGTCCATCAGGATGGGCTGGTGCACATCTCCTCCCTGACCGATCGCTTCGTCAAGGATCCCCGCGAGGTGGTCAAGGCGGGGGACATAGTGCGAGTCAAGGTGCTGGAAGTGGACGCCCCGCGCAAGCGGATCAGCCTGACCATGCGCCTCGACGAGAAAGCGGGACAACCCGCCCGCAAGCAGGCGGAATCCCGCCCATCGGGTGCAGGCAACGCCAGGCCCAGGCAGGAAGCGAAACAGGGCGCCCCTGCCGGGGGTGCCATGGGCAACGCCTTCGCCGCCGCCCTCTCCAAGATGAAGAAGTGA
- a CDS encoding putative metalloprotease CJM1_0395 family protein yields MNINVSLPPLIPNQLQPQTESAQTDNRRAELVPPSRQSEASNAESGVGSQKERSRAAQANPAASAPSTKESGQAAPATVAHRFVEATGEESQRRQQQDPEQQEQQRQQRQLAALVERDLEVRKHEQAHQTAGGEHAGSPSYQFSQGPDGKRYATGGEVAIDIGAIPGDPAATLAKMQQVRAAALAPAEPSSQDLSVARAATAKEAQARKELMEVRGASIGPLGAYMDRRNQVIAQHYQQAVRPAPRQTFSQDI; encoded by the coding sequence ATGAACATCAACGTCAGCCTGCCGCCCCTGATCCCCAATCAGCTGCAACCGCAGACTGAATCGGCGCAGACTGACAACCGCCGTGCTGAGCTGGTTCCCCCCAGCCGCCAGAGCGAGGCGTCCAATGCCGAGTCCGGCGTTGGTTCCCAGAAAGAGAGATCCCGGGCCGCCCAGGCCAATCCCGCTGCATCCGCGCCCTCGACGAAAGAGAGTGGTCAGGCTGCCCCTGCGACGGTGGCACATCGTTTTGTCGAGGCAACCGGGGAGGAGAGCCAGCGCCGGCAGCAGCAGGATCCCGAACAGCAGGAGCAACAGAGGCAGCAGCGCCAGCTGGCCGCGCTGGTTGAGCGGGATCTCGAGGTACGCAAGCACGAGCAGGCGCACCAGACGGCAGGCGGCGAGCATGCGGGCAGCCCCAGCTACCAGTTTTCCCAGGGGCCGGATGGCAAGCGTTACGCCACCGGGGGTGAGGTGGCCATCGACATCGGCGCCATCCCGGGCGACCCGGCTGCCACTCTCGCCAAGATGCAGCAGGTGCGTGCCGCCGCCCTGGCACCGGCAGAACCCTCGTCACAGGATCTGAGCGTGGCCCGCGCCGCCACCGCCAAAGAGGCCCAGGCCCGCAAGGAGCTGATGGAGGTCAGAGGCGCTTCAATCGGGCCGCTCGGCGCCTATATGGACAGGCGCAATCAGGTGATAGCCCAGCACTACCAGCAGGCCGTCAGGCCCGCCCCTCGTCAGACCTTCAGCCAGGACATCTGA
- a CDS encoding flagellar biosynthesis protein FlgE, which yields MRIDSAMTTGVQGFQRAEQLAGQASGQLARLNTPAGDQVQVTDELVNLKVAELHAGASAKVIQTASDMLGTLIDIRV from the coding sequence ATGCGTATCGATTCTGCCATGACCACGGGCGTACAGGGATTCCAGCGGGCCGAGCAACTGGCCGGTCAGGCATCCGGGCAGCTCGCCCGCCTCAACACCCCGGCGGGCGACCAGGTACAGGTGACGGACGAGCTGGTCAATCTCAAGGTGGCCGAGCTGCATGCCGGCGCCTCCGCCAAGGTGATCCAGACCGCCAGCGACATGCTGGGCACCCTGATCGACATCAGGGTGTGA
- the bioH gene encoding pimeloyl-ACP methyl ester esterase BioH, which translates to MSVSVERFGQGQDLVLLHGWGMNGAVWHGIAQQLAAHYRLHLVDLPGFGNSPLGEGSGYSLPWLAEQVAAVLPEKCHLLGWSLGGLVASQLALTRPERLHSLITVASSPCFMAREDWPGIAPKVLAGFNQMLAGDFMQTIERFLAIQAMGSEHARNDIRQLRHWLAERPAPQLAALEAGLGLLADVDLRDALVGLDLPWLRIYGRLDSLVPKAAIPLLDERYPASRSLVLEKASHAPFISHPEPFITLLRQFIG; encoded by the coding sequence ATGAGCGTATCGGTTGAGCGGTTTGGCCAGGGTCAGGACCTGGTGTTGTTGCATGGTTGGGGCATGAATGGCGCTGTCTGGCACGGTATTGCCCAGCAGTTGGCGGCTCACTATCGGCTGCACCTGGTGGACTTGCCCGGGTTTGGCAACAGCCCCCTGGGCGAGGGGAGTGGCTACTCCTTGCCCTGGCTGGCGGAGCAGGTTGCCGCAGTCCTGCCGGAGAAATGCCATCTGCTAGGCTGGTCTCTCGGCGGTCTGGTGGCGAGCCAGCTGGCCCTGACCCGGCCCGAGCGCCTCCACTCCCTCATTACTGTCGCCAGCTCCCCCTGCTTCATGGCCCGTGAAGACTGGCCCGGCATAGCCCCCAAGGTACTGGCGGGGTTCAACCAGATGCTGGCGGGGGACTTCATGCAGACCATAGAGCGCTTCCTGGCGATCCAGGCCATGGGCAGCGAGCATGCCAGAAACGACATTCGCCAGTTGCGCCACTGGCTGGCGGAGCGTCCGGCCCCCCAGCTTGCCGCGCTGGAGGCGGGGCTCGGCCTGCTGGCCGACGTGGATCTGCGGGATGCGCTGGTCGGCCTGGATCTGCCCTGGCTGCGCATCTATGGCAGGCTGGATTCCCTGGTGCCCAAGGCGGCCATACCGCTGCTGGACGAGCGCTATCCTGCGAGCCGCAGCCTGGTGCTGGAGAAGGCCTCCCACGCCCCCTTCATCTCCCATCCAGAGCCTTTCATCACCCTGTTGCGACAGTTCATTGGCTGA
- a CDS encoding ComF family protein, with product MLKRLLAKASPILGSRSDWLGLCLLCRQPCDDQPLLCSWCQQSLHQPCRKCRLCAAPLPEHHEGNEPLCGRCQRRPPPWERLQVIGDYLLPYSLLIPRLKYSGQILLAPLLARLLADHLEGDDPPEAIIPVPLHWWRQWWRGFNQAEEIGLALGALTGIPCDTRLLRRIRATPQQTRLSAGQRRRNLRGAFQIAPHHYRHVALLDDVVTTGVTAGQLSRLLHNSGVEKVDVWALCRTQRHIK from the coding sequence ATGTTAAAGCGGCTGCTCGCCAAAGCAAGTCCGATCCTCGGCAGCCGGTCCGACTGGCTCGGCCTCTGCCTGCTCTGCCGCCAGCCCTGTGATGACCAGCCTCTGCTGTGCAGCTGGTGTCAGCAGTCACTGCACCAGCCTTGCCGCAAATGCAGGCTGTGCGCGGCCCCCTTGCCAGAGCACCACGAAGGAAACGAGCCGCTGTGCGGACGTTGCCAGCGCAGGCCGCCACCCTGGGAGCGGCTGCAGGTGATAGGCGACTATCTGCTCCCCTACTCCCTGCTCATTCCCCGGCTGAAATACTCGGGTCAGATCCTGCTGGCGCCGCTGCTCGCCCGCCTGCTGGCCGACCATCTGGAGGGAGACGATCCCCCCGAGGCCATCATTCCGGTCCCCTTGCACTGGTGGCGCCAGTGGTGGCGCGGCTTCAATCAGGCGGAAGAGATTGGACTGGCCCTTGGCGCGCTCACCGGCATCCCCTGCGACACCCGGCTGCTGCGCAGGATCAGGGCCACTCCGCAGCAAACCCGGCTCAGTGCCGGCCAGCGGCGGCGGAACCTGCGCGGCGCCTTCCAGATAGCCCCCCACCATTACCGTCACGTGGCGCTGCTCGACGACGTGGTGACCACGGGGGTCACCGCAGGTCAGCTCAGCCGTTTACTCCACAACAGTGGCGTTGAGAAGGTGGATGTGTGGGCACTTTGCCGAACACAGAGACACATCAAATAG
- the nfuA gene encoding Fe-S biogenesis protein NfuA: protein MISISDTAQAHFRKLLEKQPDGTNIRVFVVNPGTQNAECGVSYCPPDAVDPEDQHLPFSGFDCLVDPLSAPYLVDATIDFVTDQMGSQLTLKAPNAKMRKVADDAPLADRIEYVLMSEVNPMLAGHGGKVTLIDITEDKLAILQFGGGCNGCSQVDYTLKEGIEKQLLEKFPGELNGVKDATEHQRGDHSYY, encoded by the coding sequence ATGATCAGCATTTCCGACACCGCCCAGGCCCACTTCCGCAAGTTGCTGGAGAAGCAGCCTGATGGCACCAACATCCGGGTGTTTGTGGTCAATCCGGGAACCCAGAATGCCGAGTGCGGCGTATCCTATTGCCCACCCGACGCGGTCGATCCGGAAGATCAACACCTGCCCTTCAGTGGCTTCGACTGCCTGGTCGATCCCCTGAGCGCCCCTTATCTGGTGGATGCCACCATCGACTTCGTCACCGATCAGATGGGCTCCCAGCTCACCCTCAAGGCGCCCAACGCCAAGATGCGCAAGGTGGCCGACGATGCCCCCCTGGCCGATCGCATCGAATACGTGCTGATGTCAGAGGTGAACCCCATGCTGGCCGGTCACGGTGGCAAGGTGACCTTGATTGACATCACCGAAGACAAGCTGGCGATTTTGCAGTTCGGTGGTGGTTGCAACGGCTGTTCACAGGTGGATTACACCCTGAAAGAGGGGATCGAGAAGCAGCTGCTGGAGAAGTTCCCGGGCGAGCTCAACGGCGTGAAAGATGCCACCGAGCACCAGCGTGGTGATCACTCCTACTATTGA